One genomic window of Psychrobacillus sp. INOP01 includes the following:
- a CDS encoding FecCD family ABC transporter permease, with protein sequence MIGYILSIVALLVAIWLGVSVGSVKVPISTLWDTGADAIATNIVWKIRMPRVVLAGLVGASLAIAGAAFQGLLKNPLADPYTLGVSSGASVGAVATLFFGISVPFLGIFTLPVFSMIGALVTMLLVITFAKLVDRAMKMETIILTGIIFSSFLGSVISLMIALTGEELRQIIGWLLGSVSMRGWSFVQMALPFVIIGTFLLWLNRRELNAMLFGEERAKHLGVNVKQRKMMILIGGSMLTGTAVAVSGTIGFVGLVVPHMTRLLFGSDNRHVLPLSFINGAALLIICDLVSRTIISPTELPIGVITAFVGAPVFAFIFFRQRKKGGI encoded by the coding sequence CTTGGTGTATCGGTCGGATCCGTAAAGGTACCGATCAGCACATTATGGGATACGGGAGCAGATGCAATCGCGACCAATATCGTTTGGAAAATTCGCATGCCACGTGTTGTGCTTGCAGGGCTAGTTGGTGCATCACTAGCCATTGCAGGTGCTGCATTTCAAGGGTTATTAAAAAATCCGCTTGCCGATCCTTATACGTTAGGAGTGTCGTCCGGTGCCTCAGTAGGTGCCGTGGCTACGCTCTTTTTCGGTATTTCGGTGCCATTTTTAGGGATATTCACGTTACCAGTTTTCAGTATGATTGGTGCTCTAGTTACAATGTTACTCGTTATTACTTTTGCAAAGCTAGTCGACCGTGCGATGAAAATGGAAACAATAATTTTGACTGGTATTATTTTTAGTTCTTTTTTAGGTTCTGTAATTTCGTTGATGATAGCACTGACAGGGGAAGAATTGAGACAAATCATTGGATGGCTACTCGGAAGTGTATCGATGAGGGGCTGGAGCTTCGTGCAAATGGCTTTACCGTTTGTAATTATTGGTACCTTTTTATTGTGGTTAAATAGAAGAGAGTTAAATGCGATGCTATTTGGAGAAGAGCGAGCAAAGCATTTAGGGGTCAATGTGAAACAACGGAAAATGATGATTTTAATCGGCGGTTCCATGCTGACGGGAACGGCGGTCGCTGTATCTGGAACGATTGGATTTGTAGGACTAGTCGTTCCACATATGACGAGGCTGCTATTTGGCTCAGATAACCGACATGTGTTGCCGCTAAGCTTTATAAATGGTGCAGCTTTATTAATCATTTGTGATTTAGTATCTCGAACGATTATTTCGCCAACGGAGCTGCCAATTGGTGTTATTACGGCATTTGTTGGGGCACCAGTCTTTGCATTTATTTTCTTTAGACAACGAAAAAAAGGAGGCATTTAA